CCTAACAAACGGGTCACACGATAAAATTTCTAAGATCTTTAGATCCACGTTGATTTAAGTTGAACAAATTGTAAGATATCGTGACAAATTCATCTTAGCATACATTTCTGTTATTATTTTGATATATACCTACGTAATTTGTAATAAATGAGCTAGAAAACATACGCGATCGTTTACCATTATAATGAAAATGGCGGCCGAGATTTCCGAGTTTGTGCTTGTTGACAGAAATGTATGTGAAAGTTATTTGTACTCAGCCATCGATTAGCAGTGTTGAGTGACAGAATCTGAAAGAAGGATGATtgaatttcatattttaattgAATTGTTCGTCGAAAGATACACCAGTTCTTAAATATGCGACAAGAAATCTAAGTGTATCAAGATAGCACGCTTCAGTCGCTTCAGCTAAAAATGGAATATCTATGCTATCATTTAATAAAAGTTCGTTATCTTTCGCTCTAAACTAGCCTAATATATTTACTCTGTAAAACAATTGTTGTCATGACGATTGTTTGTCACGTTGAGTAGAAACATGACCGAAAAGTTACGGTAGGAAGCACATATATTCTGACAGAAGGCAAAGCTTCGCTGTCGGCGGGCGCCTAGTGCGTGTTGTcttctccgacgtccgcgcgTTGTATTTATAAGCTGCGAGGCGACCGGAGGCTTCATACAGCAACTGTTTTCGTCGTTGGTAGATTGCAGTCGGTTCTCTGACAGTTTCACCATGTCTGACGCAGAAGTCGCCGCCGCTCCCGCTCCTCCCACCCAAACTAAGAAGACACCAAAGAAGAAGGCAGCAGCAAAGCCAAAGAAGGCAGCAAGTCACCCTAAGTACTGTGACATGATCAAGAAAGGCATCACTGCTCTGAAAGAACGTGGTGGTTCTTCTCGCCAGGCTCTCTTGAAGTACATTTTGGCCAACTACAAAGTTGACTCTAATGCTGCCAAAGTTCACCTGAAGCTGGCTCTCCGTGCTGGTGTCAAGAATGGAACTCTGAAGCAGTCCAAGGGAACCGGTGCCTCCGGATCATTCAGAATCGGAGACAAGGCTGAGAAGGCAAAGAAGCCCAGGGCCAAGAAAGTTACCAAACCCAAGGCTGCCGGAGCTAAGCCCAAGGTCAAGAAAGTGAAGAAACCAAAGGCTGCTGGAGTCAAGAAAGCCTCTCCCAAAAAGGCATCCAAGAAGCAAAAGGCAAAGAAACCAGCCGCTGCAGCGAAGCCCAAGACCACCAAGAAGACAGCCAAGCCAAGGGTAAAGAAAGCAAAGTCTACCCCCAAGAAGGCCAAGGCAGCAAAGAAGTGAAGTGCGTGATGTCTGACTCTATATGAGATTAATTCATAGACATTAGTGAACTCATTCGTATGTTTCATCGCTACATCATGGGCTAGCATGTCCTTTCATCGTAGAAATCATCGACTGAGACCCTAATCCAGTCCAGTCATCGCCGTGATGTCCCATCGTCGATATGATGCGACCCATTCATCGTAGATattcatcacatcatcatctaCATCATCATTCCTGTTCGCCATTCAAGAGTACCTTCCTTGGAACTGAACAAGTGCCCCGCGCCAGGGGAGTGAAAAGTGACATTAGTGCTCTCGGAACTCTTGTCATAGGCAGCCATCATGAGATTGATACAAGTGCTAATGACTGAAAGTATCGTGATCTCGCTCCGTTATTTATCGTTGCATATTATTCATCTGTAAATACTCACTGAAAGAGCCCATTTCGTTGTAAATAGAACCTCattattaaaatatttgaaatgatatttcttgtcttgtttgaattcatttgtttctcatTGCAAATGGGATCAGCCATGTGTTAACTAAGACTATACTTGTATATACcgttaaatgttttcaatgattATCATGGCTTACCCCATGTTATGACGCCCCTTTGGTCTGGCGTCTAACTACATTGGTGGTCTCTTGTCAAAACGCAGAAGCCGAGAAAGGGGAAATGAGGTTACTTGTCAACCTCAAATACTgaacattgttattattttctcagcATCATGCTTTTCACAACGATCTCGACGAATGGAAAAAGGAACCTTCAAGATATGAAGTTTGTTAAATTTATATAAGTAActttcacttaaaaggcagaCATTACACTGGTGACAAAGGTTGAAAGCAGTTAGAACACAATAATTCATTACACTCGCATTCTTTGAAGGATACAGTTTCTAAAGGTTAAAGTGAAGGTTATATTCAGTGGAAGTTATAGTCAAACGTCACATTCACGCATGATAATACGGATTGTACATTTTACCCTGATCACATTTTACACCTACAATTAACTACGGCCATGAAAAGTCTTCCTCGCCT
Above is a genomic segment from Haliotis asinina isolate JCU_RB_2024 chromosome 7, JCU_Hal_asi_v2, whole genome shotgun sequence containing:
- the LOC137290464 gene encoding histone H1-delta-like; translation: MSDAEVAAAPAPPTQTKKTPKKKAAAKPKKAASHPKYCDMIKKGITALKERGGSSRQALLKYILANYKVDSNAAKVHLKLALRAGVKNGTLKQSKGTGASGSFRIGDKAEKAKKPRAKKVTKPKAAGAKPKVKKVKKPKAAGVKKASPKKASKKQKAKKPAAAAKPKTTKKTAKPRVKKAKSTPKKAKAAKK